Genomic DNA from Alkalihalobacterium alkalinitrilicum:
GCTTACTGGTTTTTGACCATCAAATCCTATACCACCATATGCAAAGTCATGAACTACACATAAATCATGCTGCCTAGCAAATGTAACCGTTTCATCATAAAATGCCTTCGACGCTGTTGCCCCTGTTGGGTTATTCGGATAATTCAGAAACATAAGTTTAGCCTTTTTTTTAGCGTCTTCACTGATCACTTGATAATCGGGTAGAAAGTTATTGTTCTCTTGCAATGGCATCATTTCCATTTGGCCTCCAGCCAATGCTACTCCTGACCAATAATCTGGATACCCAGGATCTGGAACAAGCGTAACGTCACCAGGATTTAACATGCATTGACTAATTTCAACAAGTCCACCTTTTCCGCCAAACAGAACACAAACTTCTTTCTCTGGATCAATATCCACGCCATATTCTCTTTGATAAAACTCCGCAACCGCTTCTTTTAAAAAGCGATACCCTCGAAATGGTGGATATTTATGGTATTTAGGAAGATCGGCCGCTTCCTTCAAACTTTTTACAATATGATCAGGTGTTGGCTGATCTGGATTTCCTTGTCCTAAATTAATAATGTCTGCACCTTCTTTTACAAGTGCCCCTACTTTAGCGACGAGGCTCGCAAAATATTGCTTTGGAAGTCCCTTCATTGTCTGGTTCATCTGAAACTGTTTCATTATTTCAACCCCTACAATTCATCACTTTAATACAGTAAATCCATCGTATGATGTGTGATGGTTTTTGTCAATGGTCCACCTCTTCAAAGCTATAAGTACGGGTTTCAATGGTGCCAGGCAACCCAAAAAAAGACTGCATTCAGTGAATGCAGTCTAGCCATGATTTTCATTATCCGCCTGTTCTTGTTCTTTTAAACGTTGCTCTTCGAGGCGTTGTGCTTTACGATACGATATTCTTGAGATGACTATACTAATCTCATATAACAAGAATAATGGTAAAGTAACCATTAAATGGGAAATCAATTCAGGCGGTGTGATTAATCCCGCGATCACGAGAAGGATAAAGTAAGCTAACTTTCTAAATTTTGCAAGAAAGACTGGCGTTACGATTCCTAGCCGTGTTAAGAACATAATAACGACTGGCATTTGGAACAGGATCCCAAACGGAATGGTTAATTGAAAGAGAAAGGTAAAATACTCATTTATTCCATACATTTCATTTATTCCTAATTGTCCTGCTAACGCACCGACAAACTGAATGACGAACGGAAACAAAATGAAATAAGAAAATGAAATTCCCATCAGAAATAATATAAATGCAATTGGAATATAAGCTAACGTCACTCTTCTCTCAACTTCATGTAAACCAGGGCTAATAAATGCCCAAAGCTGATATAAAATGACTGGGAAAACAAGTAAAAATGCACTAAAAAATGCAAATGTCATATATACCTTGAGTGGGTCAATCGGCTTAAAGGCATTCATTGGAATATCTTGAGCAGTCGGTGCACTTTGAAGAAAGGTAATGATCGGCTTGGCTATAAATAATCCAATCACAAAGGCGATAATAAAAAAGACGAACACGATAATTAACCGTCTACGCAACTCGCCTATATGATCATACACAGACATGTCTTTCTGTTCCATGAATTACCCATCCTAACTATTTTTGTTTCTCATTTTTCTTGTTGTTATCGTCGTCTTCATCTGCTAATCCTTTAGTAGCATTCTTGAATTCACGTAATGTATTTCCTGCTGCTTTTCCTAATTCAGGCAACTTTTTCGGTCCGAAGATCAATAGGGCAACTAATGCTATTAAAATTAAACTACCTGGTCCTAATGGCATAACAAACACCTCCTTAAATTTAACTTTCTATATACTCTAACGAAATATCACTTATAGGCTTATCCTCTATTATAACGGATAATGCTTTAAAAAATAAATAAGTGCTTGAAGTTCTACTGATAGATCAATATGGTGAACCCTAACATTGTCTGGAACTGTTAATCTTGCTGGCGTAAAATTAAGAATGCCATTAATTCCTACAGAAACGAGTCGGTCAGCAATTTTTTGAGCAGAATGAGCGGGAACTGTTAATATAGCGACCGTCACGTCTGGATCTAATTGTTCTTCAAGCTGAGCTAAATTGTATATTCTAACCCCACCGATTTCTTGCCCAACCTTATCTTCGTCAACGTCGAAAGCCATCTCAATTTTTGTATTATTATTTTTAGCAAAATTGTAATTTAAAAACGCAGTACCAAGATTCCCGACCCCAATAAGGATGACCTTCGTTAACTCATCTTGATCTAACGTTTTCCGAAAAAAAGATAGCAAATAATTAACATTATATCCATACCCTTTTTTACCTAAAGCACCAAAGTAAGAAAAATCACGGCGAATCGTCGCCGAGTCTACTTTCACCGCTTCACTTAACTCTGACGATGATACTCTTTGCTTTCCCGAAGAATTAAGATTCTCTAAATACCGATAATATAAGGGCAATCGTTTCGCTGTTGCTTGTGGAATTTTGGGTTGTTCGAATTTCATAGATCGCCTCCAAGGTTTACACCATTTCAGGTTATTACAAATCATATTGTACACTATTTTTCTCTTCATGTAATTGTTTTCAGTCAGTGTTCATGAAGTTGTTGAATACCGTCTGATAAGGTAAACTTGATTTAATAGCACATAGGGAAATTTTATTCCGTTTAACGTAACAAATCAACAAATTCATTTCAACAGCGAGTTCTCCTCCTGAACTTTTTGAACAACCTTTTTATAGGTAGGAAGGATTTTATTTATGATCTTATTACAGTGTGTAAATTTAACCAAATCATTCGGCGTAGAGCCCATCTTGACAAATATAAAATTTGAAATACAGTCAAAACAACGAATTGCTCTTGTTGGTCGAAATGGGGCTGGGAAATCAACACTATTAAAAATTATTGCTGGTCAGACATCATTCGACTCAGGTGATTTGATTATTCCTAAAGATGTCAAACTCGGTTATCTTGCTCAAGATACAGGATTGGAGTCTGAACTGTTCATTTGGGATGA
This window encodes:
- a CDS encoding redox-sensing transcriptional repressor Rex, which gives rise to MKFEQPKIPQATAKRLPLYYRYLENLNSSGKQRVSSSELSEAVKVDSATIRRDFSYFGALGKKGYGYNVNYLLSFFRKTLDQDELTKVILIGVGNLGTAFLNYNFAKNNNTKIEMAFDVDEDKVGQEIGGVRIYNLAQLEEQLDPDVTVAILTVPAHSAQKIADRLVSVGINGILNFTPARLTVPDNVRVHHIDLSVELQALIYFLKHYPL
- the tatC gene encoding twin-arginine translocase subunit TatC, giving the protein MEQKDMSVYDHIGELRRRLIIVFVFFIIAFVIGLFIAKPIITFLQSAPTAQDIPMNAFKPIDPLKVYMTFAFFSAFLLVFPVILYQLWAFISPGLHEVERRVTLAYIPIAFILFLMGISFSYFILFPFVIQFVGALAGQLGINEMYGINEYFTFLFQLTIPFGILFQMPVVIMFLTRLGIVTPVFLAKFRKLAYFILLVIAGLITPPELISHLMVTLPLFLLYEISIVISRISYRKAQRLEEQRLKEQEQADNENHG
- a CDS encoding twin-arginine translocase TatA/TatE family subunit, producing the protein MPLGPGSLILIALVALLIFGPKKLPELGKAAGNTLREFKNATKGLADEDDDNNKKNEKQK
- a CDS encoding pyridoxal phosphate-dependent aminotransferase, which gives rise to MKQFQMNQTMKGLPKQYFASLVAKVGALVKEGADIINLGQGNPDQPTPDHIVKSLKEAADLPKYHKYPPFRGYRFLKEAVAEFYQREYGVDIDPEKEVCVLFGGKGGLVEISQCMLNPGDVTLVPDPGYPDYWSGVALAGGQMEMMPLQENNNFLPDYQVISEDAKKKAKLMFLNYPNNPTGATASKAFYDETVTFARQHDLCVVHDFAYGGIGFDGQKPVSFLQSEGAKEVGIEIYTLSKTYNMAGWRVAFAVGNASVIEMLNLYQDHMYVSLFGAIQKAAATALLSPQTCVDELVKKYEGRRNVLIEGLQSIGWDVKAPNGSFFAWLPCPEGMSSEEFADILLYKAHIAVAPGRGFGESGEGYVRVGLLEEEDRLKEAVERIRKLELF